Proteins encoded together in one Pantoea sp. CCBC3-3-1 window:
- a CDS encoding membrane-bound PQQ-dependent dehydrogenase, glucose/quinate/shikimate family, translated as MLKKLFTFSSLTGIVVGLFGLAFLLLGGWLAALGGSPWYLLFGAGFLLSGILIVRRQAAGIWLYLLSFIVCLIWSLWEVGLDGWQLMPRLFALAVLGVWCSMPWVTRPVMAAQGQHRVGTLAGVVYIVTLAGIFYAGWHITGQRFVHRESLPAAGSQNSDASDRNNDWQHYGRTAAGQRFSPLTQITPANVSQLQPAWTFHTGDNLRKGEDKAGREFNFEVTPVKVNDTLYICTPHREVIALDATTGHTRWKFDPKADTSANEYLACRGVAYSKTVDDRICPEKIITTTSDARMVALNAQTGQPCPSFGQNGFVSLTDHLGEVPPGFHFITSQPMVMEGRIVLGGWIYDNQSTGEPSGVVRAYDVNSGQLDWAWDMGRTPQNAPLKPGEVYTRGTPNGWGTYTADEKLGLIYIPLGNATPDYYGAHRRSFDEKYSSSLVALDIHTGEERWHFQTVHHDVWDFDLPVGPTLVDLPGKNGDTVPALVQTTKMGKLFLLDRRTGKPLAQVNEKPVPTSPSLPGERLSPTQPDPAGMPELSPPDLKETDMWGATPVDQLICRIQFHRYRYQGQYTPPAEGTSIAYPAFDGVMDWYGGSVDPQRHLLIANTSYIPFTMQMMKADEAVKEGLMKNWAGWGSKQSYPKPKEFAVGPEYGTPWAAVVKPWLTALGAPCSAPPWGKLVAIDLNTRKIAWERPAGTTRDMNIFGTHTNAPLPTGIFMMGGNIITRSGLIFMAATADNYLRAFDEESGQELWRARLPAGGQATPMTYIGDDGRQYVVIAAGGHGGLGTTTGDALVAYALPARGN; from the coding sequence ATGCTGAAGAAATTATTTACGTTCTCTTCTCTCACCGGGATTGTCGTCGGGCTGTTCGGACTGGCGTTTCTGCTGCTGGGAGGTTGGCTGGCGGCGCTTGGTGGCAGCCCATGGTATTTGTTGTTTGGTGCTGGTTTTTTGCTGAGCGGCATATTGATTGTCCGGCGTCAGGCGGCCGGGATTTGGCTCTATTTGCTTTCATTTATTGTTTGCCTGATCTGGTCACTGTGGGAGGTCGGTCTCGATGGCTGGCAGTTAATGCCACGTCTTTTTGCACTGGCCGTACTGGGCGTCTGGTGCAGCATGCCGTGGGTGACTCGTCCAGTCATGGCGGCACAGGGCCAACACCGGGTCGGTACGCTGGCAGGCGTGGTCTACATCGTAACCCTTGCAGGCATATTTTACGCGGGCTGGCACATAACCGGCCAGCGGTTTGTGCACCGGGAATCGTTGCCCGCTGCCGGGTCTCAGAATAGCGACGCAAGCGATCGAAATAACGACTGGCAACATTATGGTCGTACTGCCGCAGGTCAGCGCTTTTCTCCCCTTACGCAAATTACGCCAGCAAACGTCAGCCAGCTGCAACCTGCATGGACGTTTCATACCGGTGACAATCTGCGCAAAGGAGAAGATAAAGCCGGACGAGAGTTTAATTTCGAAGTCACTCCTGTCAAGGTGAACGACACGCTTTATATTTGTACCCCGCACCGTGAAGTGATCGCTCTCGATGCCACAACCGGGCATACACGATGGAAATTTGATCCCAAAGCCGATACTTCAGCCAATGAATATCTGGCCTGCCGTGGCGTGGCATACAGTAAAACCGTGGATGACCGCATCTGCCCGGAAAAAATTATTACCACCACCAGCGATGCGCGGATGGTCGCGCTGAATGCACAAACGGGGCAACCCTGTCCCTCTTTTGGTCAAAACGGCTTTGTCAGCCTGACCGACCATTTGGGCGAGGTGCCACCCGGCTTCCACTTCATCACGTCACAACCGATGGTCATGGAGGGGCGCATTGTGCTTGGCGGCTGGATTTATGATAACCAATCCACCGGAGAGCCGTCCGGCGTGGTGCGTGCTTACGATGTTAACAGCGGCCAGCTTGACTGGGCCTGGGATATGGGCCGAACGCCGCAGAACGCGCCGTTAAAACCTGGCGAAGTTTACACCCGCGGTACGCCCAACGGCTGGGGAACCTATACCGCCGATGAAAAACTGGGGTTAATCTATATTCCGTTAGGAAACGCGACGCCAGATTATTACGGCGCCCACCGGCGTTCTTTTGATGAGAAATATTCCAGTTCGCTGGTGGCGTTGGATATCCATACCGGTGAAGAGCGCTGGCATTTCCAGACGGTTCATCATGACGTATGGGATTTTGATCTCCCCGTTGGTCCAACGTTGGTCGATTTACCCGGAAAAAACGGCGATACCGTTCCGGCACTGGTGCAAACAACTAAAATGGGCAAGCTGTTCCTGCTGGATCGCCGCACCGGTAAGCCCTTAGCGCAGGTCAATGAAAAACCCGTGCCGACATCGCCATCCTTACCTGGAGAACGTCTTTCTCCTACTCAACCCGATCCAGCAGGCATGCCCGAGCTTTCACCACCCGATCTGAAAGAAACCGATATGTGGGGAGCAACGCCTGTCGATCAGCTTATCTGTCGCATTCAGTTTCATCGTTATCGCTACCAGGGCCAATACACGCCGCCCGCAGAAGGTACCTCAATCGCCTATCCTGCTTTTGATGGCGTAATGGACTGGTATGGCGGTTCGGTTGACCCGCAACGGCATCTGTTAATTGCTAATACCAGTTACATTCCGTTCACCATGCAGATGATGAAAGCGGACGAAGCGGTAAAAGAAGGCCTGATGAAAAACTGGGCTGGCTGGGGCAGCAAGCAATCCTATCCCAAACCAAAAGAGTTCGCCGTAGGACCAGAGTACGGTACACCCTGGGCGGCGGTGGTAAAACCCTGGCTAACCGCGCTGGGTGCGCCGTGTAGCGCACCGCCCTGGGGTAAGCTGGTTGCCATTGATCTCAACACCCGTAAAATTGCCTGGGAAAGACCAGCCGGCACAACTCGCGATATGAACATTTTTGGGACCCATACCAACGCCCCGCTACCCACCGGAATCTTTATGATGGGCGGCAACATTATTACCCGCAGTGGGCTGATTTTTATGGCGGCGACAGCGGATAACTATCTGCGAGCCTTTGATGAAGAGAGCGGACAAGAGCTGTGGCGCGCCCGCCTGCCGGCAGGCGGACAAGCAACGCCAATGACCTATATCGGCGACGATGGCAGGCAATACGTGGTTATTGCGGCAGGGGGGCACGGCGGACTGGGCACCACCACTGGTGATGCATTGGTAGCCTACGCTCTCCCTGCCCGGGGGAACTGA
- a CDS encoding LLM class flavin-dependent oxidoreductase: protein MNRQLHLGAIIQGASGNMSAWRHPDAVADASINVQFCQQLARKAEQGKFDLLFVADGLYITEKSIPHFLNRFEPITLLSALSLVTKHIGLVATLSTSYSEPFTVARQFASLDHLSGGRAGWNVVTSPLEGSAKNFSRLVHPEHDERYRIAAEFVTVVKGLWDSWEGDAFIRNKQTGQFFAPEKMHTLNHQGDYYHVQGPLNVGRTPQGRPIVFQAGASDRGKAFAAQAADAIYTRQETPELAKAYADDVRRQRVANGGKPESILLFQGISVIIGESLEEAERRYQQTAQLVTLEQALDYLGRYFEHHDFSQYDPEAPFPDIGDLGSNSFRSTTDTIKKQAAERSLTLRQVALEAATPRPTFLGTAKDVADGLAHWFTTGAADGFIVRGGTPTSFDDFVDQVVPILQQRGLYRTEYAGATLRENLGLTEPENQFVAKQGE from the coding sequence ATGAACAGACAGTTGCATTTGGGGGCAATTATTCAGGGCGCGTCAGGAAATATGTCTGCCTGGCGCCATCCGGATGCCGTGGCAGACGCAAGCATCAACGTACAGTTTTGCCAGCAGCTGGCGCGCAAGGCTGAACAGGGCAAGTTCGATCTGTTATTTGTTGCCGACGGACTGTATATCACGGAAAAATCGATTCCACATTTTCTTAATCGTTTTGAACCCATTACCTTACTCTCGGCGCTGTCGCTGGTGACGAAGCATATTGGTCTGGTCGCCACCCTTTCCACTTCTTACAGCGAGCCGTTTACCGTCGCCCGCCAGTTTGCCAGCCTCGATCACCTGAGCGGAGGACGCGCAGGCTGGAACGTGGTGACCTCGCCTTTAGAAGGGTCGGCAAAAAACTTTTCACGCCTGGTGCATCCTGAGCATGATGAGCGCTATCGCATCGCTGCCGAATTTGTCACGGTGGTGAAAGGACTCTGGGATTCGTGGGAAGGCGACGCTTTTATACGCAACAAGCAGACGGGGCAGTTTTTTGCGCCAGAAAAAATGCATACGCTCAATCATCAGGGTGACTATTACCACGTACAGGGGCCACTGAACGTGGGCAGAACGCCGCAGGGCCGCCCAATTGTGTTTCAGGCAGGCGCCTCCGATCGGGGGAAAGCTTTTGCTGCTCAGGCGGCGGATGCAATTTATACTCGCCAGGAAACGCCCGAGCTGGCTAAAGCTTATGCTGATGATGTGCGCCGTCAGCGCGTGGCCAACGGCGGAAAACCTGAAAGTATTTTACTGTTTCAGGGGATTAGCGTCATTATTGGCGAGAGTCTGGAAGAGGCAGAGCGCCGCTATCAGCAGACCGCGCAGCTGGTGACGCTTGAGCAGGCGCTGGACTATTTAGGGCGCTATTTCGAACATCATGATTTCAGTCAGTACGATCCTGAAGCCCCGTTCCCGGACATCGGCGATTTAGGCAGCAATAGCTTCCGCAGCACCACGGATACAATCAAGAAACAGGCGGCAGAGCGGTCGTTGACGCTGCGTCAGGTCGCGCTTGAAGCCGCTACACCCCGTCCTACTTTCCTTGGTACCGCAAAGGATGTGGCGGACGGGCTGGCGCACTGGTTTACCACTGGCGCAGCCGATGGATTTATTGTGCGAGGCGGAACACCCACCTCGTTTGATGACTTTGTCGACCAGGTCGTGCCGATTTTGCAACAGCGCGGGCTGTATCGTACAGAATACGCAGGCGCAACCTTGCGTGAAAACCTTGGGCTGACGGAACCGGAAAATCAGTTTGTCGCGAAACAAGGTGAATAA
- a CDS encoding GNAT family N-acetyltransferase, translating to MNRIRLAREDEAPQLHALLQRAYASLLKHNIHFTITRASVEDVLAVIRRESTFVLETERGLTATITVRMPWLAAENDPARWPFIHWFAVDETAKTQGYGSQIIRYAEEDFLRDTLKSPAVYLATAIRHPWLTSLYEQRGYQPFHYRVNPLGVELVYMKKDLKLAVNSFTPSQPSPDLCVKRARSGGLA from the coding sequence ATGAACCGAATTCGACTTGCCCGCGAGGATGAGGCGCCTCAGCTGCATGCCCTGTTGCAGCGGGCCTACGCCAGCCTGCTCAAACATAATATTCACTTCACTATTACCCGGGCCAGCGTGGAGGACGTGCTTGCGGTCATCCGCCGTGAATCCACTTTCGTGCTGGAAACTGAACGCGGGCTGACAGCGACAATAACGGTGCGCATGCCCTGGCTGGCAGCGGAAAACGATCCCGCCCGCTGGCCCTTTATTCATTGGTTCGCGGTCGATGAAACGGCAAAAACTCAGGGTTATGGCAGCCAGATTATCCGCTATGCCGAAGAGGATTTTCTGCGTGACACGCTGAAGTCCCCAGCTGTTTATCTGGCGACGGCAATTCGCCATCCGTGGCTGACTTCGCTGTATGAACAGCGCGGCTACCAGCCGTTTCACTATCGGGTGAATCCGCTGGGCGTGGAACTCGTTTATATGAAAAAAGATCTCAAGCTGGCGGTAAATTCCTTTACGCCTTCACAGCCCTCCCCAGACCTCTGCGTCAAACGGGCCCGCTCCGGAGGATTAGCATGA
- a CDS encoding MsnO8 family LLM class oxidoreductase, protein MGYRLSLLEKSPVDGQEGAAAALQRTLALAQSAERWGFHRFWLSEHHNNPQLAISSPEITIAWILAQTRRIRVGSGGVMLQHYSPFKVAENFNQLASLAPGRVDLGVGKAPGGLPLSTRELQQGIPGADFPARLQQLTNWLLSPAAANEPDSPIVTPVPPEPAERFLLGASVATARLAAESGWQFVFAAQLNGSEEEISSAIGTYHRLSHGRKALLAVPVVVADSKEQAEDLLGPRQQFRLTDAEGHHVSVGSLEQAEAWIRQSGGGPHDIEERPSLVLTGTTAQVHRQLATLQARYGIDEFVIDTPISNATARLASLTALASGYDVLSGATL, encoded by the coding sequence ATGGGATACCGCTTATCGCTGCTGGAAAAAAGTCCGGTCGACGGCCAGGAAGGCGCTGCCGCCGCCCTGCAAAGAACCCTGGCGCTGGCGCAAAGCGCAGAACGCTGGGGATTTCATCGTTTCTGGCTGAGCGAGCATCATAATAATCCTCAGTTAGCGATTTCCTCTCCCGAGATTACCATTGCCTGGATACTGGCGCAGACCCGTCGCATCCGCGTTGGATCAGGCGGCGTGATGCTGCAACATTACAGTCCGTTTAAAGTGGCGGAGAATTTTAACCAGCTTGCCTCACTGGCTCCCGGCCGCGTCGATCTTGGCGTGGGAAAAGCGCCGGGAGGATTGCCGCTTTCTACCCGGGAGCTACAGCAGGGTATCCCTGGCGCCGATTTTCCTGCCCGATTACAGCAGCTAACTAACTGGCTACTGTCGCCAGCGGCGGCGAACGAGCCTGACAGCCCGATCGTCACCCCTGTGCCACCCGAACCTGCCGAACGTTTTCTGCTGGGTGCCAGCGTGGCCACCGCCCGTCTTGCCGCCGAGTCAGGCTGGCAGTTTGTTTTTGCGGCCCAGCTCAACGGCAGCGAGGAGGAGATTTCAAGCGCGATCGGCACCTATCACCGGCTCAGCCACGGACGCAAAGCCCTGCTGGCGGTTCCGGTCGTTGTCGCTGACAGCAAAGAACAGGCGGAAGATCTGTTAGGACCACGCCAGCAGTTTCGTCTCACCGATGCGGAAGGTCATCATGTTAGCGTCGGCAGTCTTGAGCAGGCCGAAGCCTGGATCAGACAATCGGGCGGCGGCCCCCATGATATTGAAGAGCGTCCGTCGCTGGTGCTGACCGGCACAACCGCGCAGGTTCATCGCCAGCTGGCGACCTTGCAGGCCCGCTATGGCATTGATGAATTTGTGATTGATACCCCCATAAGCAACGCTACCGCCCGCCTTGCTTCTCTGACTGCGCTCGCCTCGGGCTACGATGTGTTGTCAGGAGCGACGCTATGA
- a CDS encoding Rpn family recombination-promoting nuclease/putative transposase — MAKTNGKRQKGFSGTPHDSAFKWFLTQPDIAKDFMALHLPAELQSICDLNTLKLESGSFVEESLRLCYSDILYSVKTTEGNGYIHVLIEHQSTPDRHMGFRLLRYAVAAMQRHLDAGYSQLPLVIPILFYTGRQSPYPYSTNWLAEFDNPALAEKIYTASFALVDVTVIPDDDIMSHRSMAALTLLQKHIYQRDLIDMVNRLADVLLNGYLTGQQLVSLINYLIQAGEASNAKIFIRELAQRLPQHKDELMTIAQQLEQAGIEKGIEKGIQLGEQRGIEKGRKEEALKIAQAMLKNGLERATILKLTDLTEGDLAQIHH, encoded by the coding sequence ATGGCTAAGACAAACGGAAAACGCCAAAAAGGATTTAGCGGTACGCCACACGATTCCGCGTTTAAATGGTTTTTGACTCAACCTGATATTGCTAAAGATTTTATGGCACTACATTTACCCGCAGAATTACAAAGCATTTGCGATCTTAATACGCTGAAGCTGGAGTCAGGAAGTTTTGTGGAGGAAAGCTTACGCCTCTGTTACAGCGATATACTTTATAGTGTAAAAACGACGGAGGGGAACGGCTATATTCACGTCCTTATCGAGCATCAGTCCACGCCCGATCGGCATATGGGCTTTCGACTTCTGCGTTATGCAGTCGCTGCTATGCAGCGCCATCTTGATGCCGGATACAGTCAGTTGCCTCTGGTGATCCCGATTTTATTTTACACCGGCAGGCAGAGTCCTTATCCGTACTCAACAAACTGGCTGGCGGAGTTTGATAATCCTGCGCTGGCTGAGAAAATATATACCGCTTCGTTTGCGCTGGTCGATGTCACCGTAATACCTGACGACGACATTATGTCACACCGCAGCATGGCGGCGTTGACGCTGTTGCAAAAACATATTTACCAGCGTGATCTGATCGATATGGTAAACCGATTAGCCGACGTGCTTCTCAACGGATATCTGACGGGACAGCAGCTGGTTTCGCTGATAAACTACCTTATTCAGGCAGGTGAAGCTTCAAATGCAAAAATATTCATACGCGAGCTGGCACAGCGACTGCCACAACATAAGGATGAACTGATGACTATTGCACAGCAGCTTGAACAGGCGGGCATCGAAAAAGGGATCGAAAAAGGGATTCAGCTTGGCGAACAACGCGGCATCGAAAAAGGACGCAAAGAAGAAGCGTTAAAAATCGCCCAGGCCATGCTGAAAAACGGTCTCGAACGCGCCACTATTTTAAAATTAACCGATCTTACCGAAGGCGATCTCGCTCAGATCCACCACTGA